The proteins below come from a single Nitrospirota bacterium genomic window:
- a CDS encoding universal stress protein has protein sequence MFKRILIATHGTEGAKKAESYAIGLARKLGADLHVLYVIHKGWGSLVGIEWLHSSEKRMAFYRYAESELYRMADVALTGFVQRAEAHGLNVKSSVKVGDPGDVIAEEAGALNADLVIIGSSNSVRSEEYKARISLKRLMKLAPCPVLVVNNKLELMGRGGERRLTEGVLA, from the coding sequence ATGTTTAAAAGAATACTGATAGCTACACACGGCACAGAAGGGGCTAAAAAGGCTGAATCATATGCCATTGGGCTTGCACGGAAATTGGGCGCAGACCTTCATGTCCTCTACGTCATCCATAAGGGCTGGGGGTCGCTGGTCGGCATAGAATGGCTCCATTCCTCTGAGAAGAGAATGGCATTCTACCGCTATGCCGAATCAGAACTGTACCGGATGGCTGATGTGGCCCTGACCGGATTTGTTCAGCGCGCAGAGGCGCATGGCCTTAACGTGAAGTCCTCTGTCAAAGTGGGCGACCCCGGGGATGTTATAGCTGAAGAGGCTGGGGCGCTCAACGCAGATCTTGTCATTATCGGCAGCAGCAACAGCGTAAGGTCAGAGGAATACAAAGCCCGGATATCGCTCAAAAGGCTCATGAAACTTGCACCCTGCCCTGTGCTGGTGGTAAATAACAAATTGGAATTAATGGGAAGGGGAGGTGAGAGGCGCTTAACTGAGGGTGTATTAGCCTGA
- a CDS encoding acetyl-CoA synthase subunit gamma yields the protein MGIEKLSFLPPTAVKKAAGQPVALGDSPRRVFSKVEPDWTWKDYWGEIKCRVSSFRMRYTVNPGLYAVGEPDEASDVFVTANYKLSFDILRRELRGLNAWIIVLDTKGINVWCAAGKGTFGTNELINRIKETNLHNVVTRRRIIIPQLGAVGVNARIVQQRTGFRVYFGPAHAKDISAYIRAGYIKTPEMRLVRFNMLDRLVLTPMEINPAMKKFPLFGLIVLILFGIQPSGILFKDAWEGGLPFLILGLMSVFIGAFITPLLLPFIPFRSFAVKGWLTGVIAVFALMKGIELSYYKSLLPLAAAYIFFPFASSYIALQFTGSTTFTSMSGVKKELKIGVPVYLTATALSLLILIIYKLSQWGII from the coding sequence ATGGGAATTGAAAAATTATCTTTCTTGCCGCCAACTGCGGTAAAAAAAGCGGCTGGACAGCCTGTCGCCTTGGGTGACTCGCCGAGGAGAGTGTTCAGCAAGGTTGAACCGGACTGGACATGGAAGGATTACTGGGGAGAGATTAAGTGCAGGGTGAGTTCTTTCCGTATGAGATATACGGTTAACCCGGGATTGTATGCTGTTGGTGAGCCTGATGAAGCATCAGATGTTTTTGTTACCGCAAACTACAAGCTGAGCTTTGACATATTGAGAAGGGAATTAAGAGGGCTGAATGCCTGGATAATTGTTCTTGATACAAAGGGCATCAATGTCTGGTGCGCAGCCGGCAAAGGCACGTTCGGGACAAATGAACTTATCAACCGCATCAAAGAAACTAACCTGCACAACGTAGTCACTCGCAGAAGAATAATTATCCCGCAGCTTGGCGCAGTAGGGGTCAATGCGCGGATAGTTCAGCAAAGAACAGGCTTCAGGGTTTACTTCGGGCCTGCTCATGCAAAAGACATCTCTGCTTATATCAGGGCAGGGTATATCAAAACGCCTGAGATGCGGTTGGTGCGGTTTAATATGCTGGACAGGCTTGTACTTACGCCCATGGAGATAAATCCTGCCATGAAAAAGTTTCCGCTATTTGGCCTGATTGTGCTGATTTTGTTTGGAATCCAGCCGTCAGGCATTCTGTTTAAAGACGCCTGGGAAGGGGGCCTGCCATTTCTGATTTTGGGATTGATGTCTGTTTTTATTGGCGCCTTCATAACTCCTCTTTTGCTTCCTTTTATTCCGTTCAGGTCCTTTGCTGTTAAGGGGTGGCTGACAGGCGTAATTGCGGTATTTGCTTTAATGAAGGGAATTGAACTTTCGTATTATAAAAGCCTGCTGCCTCTCGCAGCAGCATATATCTTTTTCCCTTTTGCAAGTTCATACATAGCGCTTCAGTTCACAGGCTCTACAACCTTTACAAGCATGTCAGGCGTTAAGAAAGAACTTAAGATAGGTGTTCCTGTTTATTTGACTGCGACAGCCCTATCTTTGTTAATATTAATTATATACAAACTCTCGCAGTGGGGAATCATATAA
- a CDS encoding 4Fe-4S binding protein gives MVYMKYIADVVTLEFFQEKCTGCGKCVEVCPHGVFLLQDKKVFITDRDRCMECGACANNCEFGAINVNSGVGCAAAIINGMITGGPPSCDCGVESGSNCCG, from the coding sequence ATGGTTTATATGAAATATATAGCTGATGTTGTGACACTTGAATTTTTTCAAGAGAAATGCACAGGCTGCGGCAAATGTGTTGAGGTATGCCCTCATGGAGTTTTTTTGCTACAGGACAAAAAGGTTTTTATTACTGATAGGGACAGATGCATGGAGTGCGGAGCGTGCGCTAACAACTGTGAATTCGGAGCTATAAACGTTAATTCAGGAGTAGGCTGTGCAGCGGCAATAATTAACGGCATGATAACAGGAGGGCCGCCTTCCTGTGACTGCGGTGTTGAGTCAGGAAGTAACTGCTGCGGATAA
- a CDS encoding rhodanese-like domain-containing protein — MKKLAIALLCFAFAVVGFYNLTLAADWPDALLKEVEALKAAAKEKKDMPASIAGANNITGDEIKKWTDEKKKFVIMDNRGKEYEKEHIAGAVSFPIDDLLKDPKIADKYGKDEILVQYCNGVKCWKSPATVLLLKHLGFKNIYWYRTGIPDWIKKDYPTVEGKK; from the coding sequence ATGAAGAAATTGGCAATCGCTTTGCTGTGTTTCGCATTTGCAGTTGTAGGTTTTTATAACCTCACACTTGCTGCTGATTGGCCTGATGCCCTTCTTAAAGAGGTAGAGGCGCTAAAGGCAGCTGCTAAAGAAAAGAAGGATATGCCTGCTTCCATCGCCGGAGCAAATAATATAACTGGCGATGAAATCAAGAAGTGGACAGATGAGAAGAAGAAGTTTGTAATTATGGACAACAGGGGGAAAGAGTATGAGAAGGAACATATTGCCGGAGCAGTATCGTTTCCAATAGACGACCTTCTTAAGGACCCCAAGATAGCTGACAAATACGGCAAGGACGAAATTCTTGTCCAGTATTGCAATGGCGTAAAGTGCTGGAAGTCACCGGCAACTGTATTGCTCCTTAAGCACCTCGGATTCAAGAACATCTATTGGTACAGGACAGGAATTCCTGACTGGATAAAGAAAGACTATCCGACGGTAGAAGGTAAGAAGTAA
- a CDS encoding putative sulfate exporter family transporter codes for MNGEKKSPVALITGLILLIYAIVLQRHDAAAIPGFMAELAATLKTSKTIDTQVSVGLWGGAIISLFGIWNLIQPAMKTKFDNVVRAPMAGAGMMIILAYLCRFYIEPIFKIWGKAAQPALGFDFAAMFGLNYILLGIVIGIIWVNTIGVPAWMQAGVKTARLAMKMGVITLGAMYSITELRYLGGISVVMITTFVMGTAIAVLWLGQLFKIPRPLTGVLSAGIAVCGVSAAVAAAPVVKARGIDMAYSI; via the coding sequence ATGAATGGAGAAAAGAAATCGCCTGTAGCATTGATTACAGGCCTTATTTTGCTAATTTACGCTATAGTTTTACAGCGTCATGATGCTGCTGCAATACCAGGATTCATGGCAGAGCTTGCAGCTACTCTCAAGACAAGTAAAACAATAGACACACAGGTTAGCGTGGGACTATGGGGAGGGGCAATAATTTCCTTGTTCGGGATATGGAATCTTATCCAGCCCGCCATGAAAACAAAATTTGACAACGTAGTGCGGGCGCCCATGGCAGGAGCAGGGATGATGATTATCCTGGCCTATCTCTGCCGGTTCTACATTGAGCCCATATTTAAAATCTGGGGCAAGGCCGCACAACCGGCGCTTGGTTTTGACTTTGCAGCGATGTTTGGCCTGAATTACATCCTGCTCGGCATTGTTATTGGTATTATATGGGTTAATACCATAGGTGTTCCGGCATGGATGCAGGCAGGTGTTAAGACTGCAAGGCTGGCGATGAAGATGGGTGTTATTACGCTGGGCGCCATGTACAGCATTACTGAGTTGAGATACCTGGGTGGTATCAGTGTAGTAATGATTACAACATTTGTTATGGGCACAGCAATAGCTGTTCTGTGGCTGGGTCAGCTTTTCAAGATACCGAGACCCTTGACAGGAGTGCTTTCTGCCGGCATAGCTGTATGCGGTGTATCAGCAGCAGTGGCAGCCGCGCCTGTAGTTAAAGCGCGCGGTATTGACATGGCATACTCTATATGA
- a CDS encoding DUF3365 domain-containing protein, with product MKPSSLKIGTKFTLAITFIILIFCVVFSLLLYSNLKDRVIEDADEKTLIIMTQMDAVGRYVKEELRPKMFEVLPKVSREEDFVVEAMSTTHVRHRIMEEFNKDLKDYTYKRVSTNPTNLKNKADSLHEQKLAYFQEDRNRKSWNGVITIDGLEYIMRVKPIITEKGCLKCHGDPSHAPLGLVKKYGTESGFGWKEGEVMGVDSVTIPLAVTMEQIRGIAISTFIFGFASLLFLFISLQGAFWSLVSRPLTKLTTIFNGIVKGTEPLNQSLPITTRDEIGELTDSFNQMAKHLYNAQEDLKKNAETLRSIFEGISDPLALVNPDCSLEITNQAYREWVAKGVSAVFTKECHAENCDADTLCPICFLKKVMREKRAVSEYWEDYDGQFYYVHLYPISDDMGNVIKAIHYVKDITDKKQIEEHMRRAEKLAAVGQLSAGVAHEINNPLGGIKLCFNNLITTDMDDETRRTHIKVINSGLERIQDIVKQLLDFSKKTSLSVSPMSINNLIDGVLKLTEYLLSEKKIKVVKNFSTEFPQVMLDQNKMYEVFLNLILNAIQAMDGKSGELTIDTVLNNGYCDISFADTGPGIPAKVLPYIFDPFFTTKPVGEGTGLGLSVSKSIVEQHNGKISLETSETGTRFTVKLPLPK from the coding sequence ATGAAACCAAGCAGTCTTAAAATAGGCACCAAATTTACTCTTGCCATTACTTTTATTATTTTAATCTTCTGTGTGGTCTTTTCCCTCCTTCTTTATTCTAATCTCAAGGACAGGGTTATAGAGGACGCTGATGAGAAGACCTTAATCATCATGACCCAGATGGACGCAGTCGGCAGGTATGTCAAAGAAGAATTACGCCCGAAAATGTTTGAAGTTCTTCCAAAAGTAAGCAGGGAGGAAGATTTCGTGGTTGAGGCCATGTCTACCACCCATGTTAGACATAGGATCATGGAAGAGTTCAACAAAGATTTAAAGGATTACACCTATAAAAGGGTGTCAACCAACCCTACTAACCTGAAGAATAAGGCAGACTCCCTCCACGAGCAGAAGCTCGCCTATTTTCAGGAAGACAGGAATAGGAAATCATGGAATGGCGTAATTACGATAGATGGTCTGGAGTATATCATGAGGGTGAAGCCTATAATCACAGAAAAGGGCTGTCTGAAATGCCACGGTGATCCTTCACATGCACCCCTGGGACTTGTCAAGAAATACGGGACAGAGAGCGGCTTTGGATGGAAGGAGGGAGAGGTAATGGGCGTTGATTCAGTCACCATCCCCCTGGCCGTAACCATGGAGCAGATTAGGGGGATTGCCATCTCCACGTTTATATTCGGCTTCGCCAGCCTCCTCTTTCTCTTCATATCGTTACAGGGCGCTTTCTGGAGTTTAGTAAGCAGGCCGTTAACGAAGCTGACTACCATATTCAATGGAATCGTTAAAGGCACCGAGCCGCTTAATCAGTCCCTCCCAATCACAACACGGGATGAAATAGGCGAGCTAACGGACTCTTTCAATCAGATGGCTAAGCATTTATACAACGCGCAGGAAGACCTGAAAAAGAATGCCGAAACACTGCGATCTATCTTTGAAGGTATCAGCGATCCCCTTGCCCTTGTAAATCCTGACTGCTCTCTTGAGATAACGAACCAGGCCTACCGCGAATGGGTGGCAAAGGGAGTTAGCGCGGTGTTTACAAAGGAATGCCATGCTGAAAATTGTGATGCTGACACATTATGCCCGATATGTTTCCTCAAGAAGGTGATGAGGGAAAAAAGGGCGGTCTCCGAATACTGGGAAGACTATGACGGACAATTCTACTATGTTCATCTCTATCCAATCTCTGATGACATGGGGAATGTCATTAAGGCAATTCATTACGTTAAGGATATAACCGATAAGAAACAGATTGAGGAACATATGAGAAGGGCTGAGAAACTGGCTGCGGTGGGACAGCTTTCAGCAGGTGTTGCCCATGAGATCAACAATCCCCTCGGCGGGATAAAACTTTGCTTTAATAATCTTATCACCACAGATATGGACGATGAGACGAGAAGAACCCATATTAAGGTAATAAATTCCGGGCTTGAGCGTATACAGGATATAGTAAAACAGCTTCTTGATTTTTCTAAGAAAACTTCGCTCAGTGTCTCTCCGATGTCCATAAACAACCTTATAGACGGCGTACTAAAGCTTACGGAATATCTCCTATCAGAGAAAAAAATTAAGGTCGTTAAGAATTTCTCTACGGAGTTCCCTCAAGTAATGCTCGACCAGAACAAGATGTATGAGGTATTTTTGAACCTCATACTGAACGCAATTCAGGCGATGGATGGAAAGTCCGGCGAGCTTACCATTGACACAGTGTTAAACAATGGATATTGCGATATCTCTTTTGCTGACACAGGGCCGGGGATACCGGCTAAAGTATTACCGTATATATTTGATCCGTTTTTTACAACAAAGCCCGTGGGTGAAGGAACAGGCTTAGGGCTTTCAGTAAGTAAGTCCATTGTAGAGCAGCACAATGGTAAAATAAGTCTCGAAACATCTGAAACTGGAACAAGGTTTACAGTAAAATTACCACTGCCAAAATGA
- a CDS encoding putative sulfate exporter family transporter yields MLLLVGLVGLFTFPPIARIVGFNELQFGAWAGTGILNSAQVAAAALIFDPNTIETLKVAEIFNITRILFLPFIVIILAVWFAKGEEEEAEASGAPKISMGKILIDKFPIFVLGFIIMFAFSSTGVFTPKDNVLHGKNFYNVKPDEKKEVRTRDLKKIQAFIETGEVKDPKVKEALEKLVADKQITSVDQADLVLKAQDFTKDKDLKAVFKGADSKVHSKPKTIGIMREYMMWFFAFGLIGLGMQITWQTIRQAGGKAAFIGVVVGAAKAVLSFFAVWLFIKGSI; encoded by the coding sequence ATGCTCCTTCTGGTTGGTCTGGTAGGCCTATTTACCTTCCCTCCTATAGCAAGAATAGTGGGCTTCAATGAGCTTCAGTTTGGCGCATGGGCAGGAACAGGAATATTAAACTCTGCTCAGGTAGCAGCAGCAGCCCTTATATTCGACCCTAACACTATAGAGACCTTGAAAGTCGCCGAGATTTTCAATATCACAAGGATACTCTTCCTGCCATTTATTGTTATTATACTTGCAGTCTGGTTCGCAAAGGGTGAGGAAGAAGAGGCTGAGGCTTCCGGGGCCCCTAAGATTAGTATGGGAAAGATTCTTATAGATAAGTTCCCGATATTTGTTCTGGGGTTCATCATCATGTTCGCCTTCAGTTCAACAGGTGTATTCACGCCAAAGGATAATGTGCTGCACGGAAAGAACTTCTATAATGTCAAGCCTGATGAAAAGAAGGAAGTCAGGACAAGGGATCTGAAGAAGATTCAGGCATTTATTGAAACAGGCGAGGTTAAAGATCCCAAGGTCAAAGAGGCGCTGGAAAAACTGGTGGCTGACAAGCAGATTACGAGCGTTGATCAGGCAGACCTCGTTCTGAAAGCACAGGACTTTACAAAAGACAAAGACCTGAAAGCTGTATTCAAGGGCGCGGACTCGAAGGTCCATTCTAAACCTAAAACAATAGGGATAATGAGAGAATACATGATGTGGTTCTTTGCCTTTGGACTTATCGGACTCGGGATGCAGATTACATGGCAGACCATCCGGCAGGCAGGAGGAAAGGCAGCTTTTATCGGCGTGGTTGTGGGCGCGGCAAAGGCAGTCTTGTCTTTCTTTGCAGTATGGTTATTTATTAAAGGCAGCATCTAA
- a CDS encoding sigma-54-dependent Fis family transcriptional regulator, whose product MKNRILIIEDEPAMRIGMSHFLSSSGYTVSFCEDGLKGLSIIENERFDIVITDLKLPGCDGITVLNKIKTISPNTGVIIITAHAEVKTAVQAIKDGAFDYIAKPFSNEELLITIERFLKFCNLEAELIRLKETVSGKVCFENLIGVSPSMKDIFDRISSIAKTDVPVLIQGESGTGKELVANAIHNLSLRNGKAFIKINCAAIPENLFESELFGHEKGAFTGAADTRKGKFEITNGGSIFFDEIGDMPMGLQAKLLRVLEDHTITRLGGNETIKVDVRGIYATSKNLKEVIKKVAFREDLFYRINVVPIVIPPLREREEDIPYLIEHFLRYFGEKYTKPGVKITSSAYETLMAYHYPGNVRELKHAIERAVVLSKNGVIDIEHLSDEISGISDRIPCITEDLSLEASVRCFEKQKIIKALNESEGKKIETAKRLGISRKVLWKKLKEYNIC is encoded by the coding sequence ATGAAAAACAGAATACTCATAATTGAGGATGAGCCGGCCATGAGGATTGGCATGAGCCACTTTCTTTCATCATCAGGATATACTGTTTCGTTCTGTGAAGACGGACTAAAAGGCCTCTCTATAATCGAAAATGAGCGGTTTGATATCGTCATTACAGACCTTAAGCTTCCCGGATGCGATGGAATCACAGTGCTTAACAAGATAAAAACAATCTCTCCTAATACAGGCGTCATAATAATTACCGCTCATGCAGAGGTCAAGACCGCTGTGCAGGCGATTAAGGACGGGGCGTTTGACTATATTGCAAAGCCCTTCTCCAACGAGGAACTCCTCATAACCATTGAACGCTTTCTGAAGTTCTGCAACTTAGAGGCTGAACTAATCCGCTTGAAGGAGACTGTAAGCGGGAAGGTCTGCTTTGAAAATCTTATAGGAGTAAGCCCTTCCATGAAAGATATTTTTGACCGCATATCGTCCATAGCGAAAACAGACGTGCCTGTTTTAATTCAGGGAGAGAGCGGAACAGGGAAAGAACTTGTGGCAAATGCAATACACAACCTCAGCCTGAGGAATGGCAAGGCATTTATAAAAATAAACTGTGCCGCTATTCCTGAGAATCTATTTGAGTCAGAGCTCTTCGGTCATGAAAAGGGCGCCTTTACAGGCGCAGCTGATACCAGGAAAGGAAAGTTTGAGATAACCAATGGGGGAAGCATATTTTTCGACGAAATAGGAGATATGCCTATGGGTCTCCAGGCAAAGCTTCTCAGGGTTCTCGAAGACCATACAATAACCCGCCTCGGCGGCAATGAAACCATAAAGGTCGATGTTAGGGGAATATACGCTACAAGTAAAAATCTGAAGGAAGTCATAAAGAAAGTAGCCTTCAGAGAAGACCTCTTTTATAGAATAAATGTGGTGCCCATTGTGATCCCGCCCTTGAGGGAAAGGGAGGAGGATATCCCATATCTTATAGAACATTTTCTCCGATATTTCGGGGAAAAATATACAAAGCCAGGTGTAAAAATAACATCATCAGCTTATGAGACCCTTATGGCATACCACTACCCGGGCAATGTCCGTGAACTGAAGCACGCCATTGAAAGGGCAGTGGTGCTCTCTAAAAACGGAGTCATAGACATAGAGCATCTCTCTGATGAAATATCAGGCATTTCGGATAGAATTCCATGCATTACTGAAGACCTTTCTTTAGAGGCAAGCGTAAGATGTTTTGAAAAACAGAAGATCATCAAGGCTCTCAATGAGTCAGAGGGCAAGAAGATAGAGACAGCTAAGAGGCTCGGAATCAGCAGAAAGGTGCTCTGGAAAAAACTAAAGGAATACAACATCTGTTAG
- the mutS gene encoding DNA mismatch repair protein MutS, giving the protein MSELTPVMKQYSNIKEKYKDCILMFRLGDFYEMFGEDAKTASKILQIALTSRDKSKEEPVPMCGFPHFASETYITKLIKAGHKVAICEQMEDAKEAKGTEKGIIQRDVVRVITPGTHTPEHPKENNYIVSFFPDGKKHGIAAADVSTGEFIIYETVEPIEDEFSRFEPKEILYPDTLRQNIHYSESLKDFYGTAYEDWAFDYAEAYKILLMHFKVSSLDGYGCEGLSAAISAAGALINYLDKTQKGNLNFRKISTINQTSFMFLDSATQRNLELIRNLKIRTEENTLLWAIDETLTPMGGRYLRGLILRPFIDISEIRKRQNAVEYLFEDYELIETLRSNLRKLQDLERLSNRIGAKSANPRDLTAIRNSITHLPSIKKALLSSKDVYLKSIAEEISEFSSLKSLIESSIIDTPPLSLRDGGIIRNGYNKEIDSLRKIATSGKDFIAELEMSEKKKTGISSLKVGYNKIFGYYIEITNANLDQVPEHYIRKQTLVGGERFITPELKEYESKVIGAEERLKNLEYQAFNEILNEAQKESADLARTAHAIAASDFLTSLAVVAKRHNYVKPRIDESGIIEITDGRHPVLERIPGEERFIPNNIYLDNEKQRLMIITGPNMAGKSTYMRQIALTVLMAQMGGFVPASEARIGIVDRIFTRIGASDYITKGQSTFMVEMIETANILNNATSKSLIIIDEVGRGTSTFDGISIAWAVAEHIAKTIKARTLFATHYNELTELAITLDGVKNYNVVVKEWGDEIIFLRKVEEGPADKSYGIQVAQLAGLPSEVILRAKEVLTNLEKEELDEAGEPKFASHKQKKRTVQLDLFGAREDSLLSELMNTDMEALSPDNALNKLKELKKKWVKS; this is encoded by the coding sequence ATGTCTGAACTGACCCCTGTAATGAAACAATACTCAAACATCAAAGAGAAATATAAGGACTGTATCCTTATGTTCAGGCTCGGAGATTTCTATGAGATGTTCGGCGAGGATGCAAAGACAGCGTCAAAGATACTCCAGATTGCCCTGACATCAAGAGACAAATCAAAAGAAGAGCCTGTTCCGATGTGCGGCTTCCCGCATTTCGCCTCTGAAACATATATAACAAAGCTGATTAAGGCAGGACACAAGGTCGCAATATGCGAGCAGATGGAAGACGCCAAAGAGGCAAAGGGCACAGAAAAGGGAATAATACAGAGAGACGTGGTAAGGGTAATAACACCCGGCACACACACACCTGAGCATCCCAAGGAAAATAATTATATTGTGAGTTTCTTTCCTGACGGCAAAAAACACGGCATCGCAGCAGCCGATGTATCAACAGGAGAGTTCATTATTTATGAAACGGTCGAGCCTATTGAAGACGAATTCAGCAGGTTTGAACCCAAGGAGATCCTATATCCTGACACCCTGAGACAAAATATCCATTACTCGGAATCTCTCAAAGACTTTTACGGCACAGCTTATGAAGACTGGGCCTTTGACTATGCAGAAGCATATAAAATTCTCTTAATGCATTTCAAAGTCTCGTCGCTGGACGGTTACGGATGCGAGGGCCTGTCCGCTGCAATATCCGCTGCCGGCGCGCTTATAAATTATCTCGATAAAACGCAGAAAGGAAATCTGAATTTCAGAAAAATCTCAACAATAAATCAGACATCTTTTATGTTCCTTGATTCTGCAACGCAGAGAAACCTTGAATTAATCCGCAATCTCAAAATCAGGACGGAGGAGAACACTCTCCTGTGGGCCATTGACGAGACACTGACGCCCATGGGGGGAAGATACCTCAGAGGATTAATCCTCAGGCCCTTCATTGACATAAGCGAGATACGCAAAAGGCAGAATGCCGTAGAGTACCTTTTTGAAGATTACGAACTCATTGAGACACTGCGCAGCAATCTCAGGAAGCTGCAGGACCTCGAAAGGCTTTCAAACAGGATTGGGGCAAAAAGCGCAAACCCAAGAGACTTGACAGCAATAAGAAATTCCATAACGCATCTGCCTTCCATAAAGAAAGCGCTTCTTTCTTCAAAAGACGTATACCTCAAGTCGATAGCAGAAGAAATATCCGAATTCTCTTCACTGAAGTCGTTGATAGAGTCGTCCATCATAGACACGCCTCCGCTCAGCCTCAGAGACGGAGGAATTATCAGGAATGGCTATAACAAAGAGATTGACAGTCTGAGGAAAATAGCAACAAGCGGGAAAGACTTCATCGCAGAGCTTGAGATGAGCGAAAAAAAGAAGACGGGGATTTCGTCCCTCAAGGTCGGGTATAACAAAATATTCGGATATTATATTGAGATTACAAATGCAAATCTTGACCAGGTTCCCGAGCATTATATAAGGAAACAAACCCTCGTGGGCGGAGAAAGATTTATAACGCCTGAGCTTAAAGAATATGAGTCAAAGGTCATAGGCGCAGAGGAAAGGCTGAAAAATCTTGAGTATCAGGCCTTCAATGAGATACTGAATGAGGCTCAGAAAGAATCGGCGGACCTTGCAAGAACAGCCCATGCCATTGCAGCTTCGGATTTTCTGACATCACTGGCAGTTGTAGCAAAAAGGCATAATTACGTAAAGCCGCGTATAGACGAGAGCGGGATAATCGAGATAACGGACGGAAGGCATCCTGTGCTTGAAAGGATTCCCGGAGAGGAACGGTTTATTCCCAACAATATTTATCTTGATAATGAAAAACAAAGGCTTATGATAATCACAGGTCCCAATATGGCGGGAAAATCCACATACATGAGGCAGATAGCCCTGACAGTCCTTATGGCGCAGATGGGCGGCTTTGTCCCTGCTTCAGAGGCAAGGATAGGAATAGTTGACAGGATATTCACAAGAATCGGGGCGTCTGATTATATAACAAAAGGGCAGAGCACATTTATGGTTGAGATGATAGAGACAGCCAACATACTCAACAATGCCACATCAAAAAGCCTCATAATCATAGACGAGGTTGGAAGAGGCACAAGCACATTTGACGGGATAAGCATTGCCTGGGCTGTTGCAGAGCATATAGCAAAGACAATTAAGGCAAGGACTCTATTTGCAACCCATTACAATGAATTAACAGAACTTGCTATTACACTCGACGGAGTAAAGAACTATAACGTAGTTGTCAAGGAATGGGGAGACGAAATAATCTTTCTCAGAAAGGTAGAAGAAGGGCCTGCTGATAAAAGCTACGGGATTCAGGTCGCACAGCTTGCAGGGCTTCCATCTGAAGTAATCCTGCGGGCAAAAGAAGTCCTCACAAACCTTGAGAAAGAGGAACTGGATGAGGCAGGCGAACCGAAATTTGCATCCCACAAACAGAAAAAGAGAACGGTCCAACTTGACCTTTTTGGAGCAAGAGAGGATTCCCTGCTGTCTGAGTTAATGAACACGGATATGGAAGCGCTATCTCCGGATAATGCATTAAACAAACTCAAAGAACTGAAGAAAAAGTGGGTAAAGTCCTGA
- a CDS encoding universal stress protein — translation MKILVGHDGSEQADKALHRAVDTAMMTKASVVVLSVVPDLCMMEIGIDDCKKMYETMTEESKKRLNVLKGELSKKGVNMETEVKLGNAADIIISTAKEKGADMIVVGSHGRHGAKKYLLGSVSSKVVEYAPCDVLVVR, via the coding sequence ATGAAGATTTTAGTTGGCCATGATGGCTCGGAACAGGCAGACAAGGCGTTACACAGGGCAGTAGATACGGCTATGATGACAAAGGCCTCGGTAGTTGTGCTTTCCGTGGTGCCTGACCTCTGTATGATGGAGATAGGTATTGATGACTGTAAAAAGATGTATGAAACAATGACCGAAGAATCAAAAAAGAGATTGAATGTCCTGAAAGGAGAATTGTCAAAGAAGGGCGTAAATATGGAAACAGAAGTAAAATTAGGGAATGCTGCTGATATAATCATAAGCACCGCTAAGGAAAAGGGAGCGGATATGATTGTGGTCGGTTCCCATGGGCGGCATGGCGCAAAAAAATACCTTTTGGGCAGTGTATCCTCAAAGGTTGTTGAGTATGCACCGTGTGATGTCCTTGTTGTGAGATAA